TCTGTCCCATAACCCGAGGGTTCTTTTTCATCTTCTATAGAGTAGACTTCCAATTTTGACTgatatttctgtctttaaaaacttttgagaacattttctaaaattctctTAAGACCGAAGAAAGAGTAGGAAGGAGAGTGGGAGCTGCATgactttgttttctctgttctcctcttCTCATTTCCTGGGCATTGCTGTAAATTGTTCATCTAGAGCCTAGCTCCCCTTGTGAAGGGGGCCATCCGAGGAGAAGTTGGGGAAGAGGAGTAAGAGGGAATCACACACAAGAGTCCTTCATTAAGAAAACATACAGACAGCAGTTTGAATGAGTTAAAAGTAACTCGTTGTGAAAAATTCATAAGGAGTCATGAGTGAGTGTTTTAAAGAAGCTCAAAGAGCAGGGCAGATTCTACAGACCCCTGGCAGCTGAAACCCCAGATGGCACTGGATGTTTATAGAGCGCAGTGTAGCCAGTGAGGAGACTGCAGAAATAAGTTCACCTTCTCTCCTGGAAcccagagaaggaggaaacagaaggaacTTTCTTGGTTGAGAACAACTGAAGTAAgtgattcatttcttttctccctacCCATTGCACTGTCATACTGTGGACATAAAAAAGTAGcgaatttttttctgattgttttggGTGAGGTTCATTGAATGTCAGAAATCACAATATAGTCTCTCTGGCTCCTCTCTGTTCTCAGTCAAGGATCATGAGTTAGCCGTTGCTCCCATTTCTACAGTATTTGCTTCCCAGAAGTCTGGTCCTCTCCTTCTTGCAGGTGGTTGTGAGGTCctgcccctttctcccttctcttctttgttCAAAGTGCCCCAGTGGGCCAAGTGGGTAAAGGGAAGGGGTGGGCTGTACATTCTTGGCCATCAGTACAGCTAAAGGATGATGCAGAATGAGGAAAAGGGGGCCAAAGGGATTCTAACCTTTGGTAGCAGATTTTGGGGCTGAGAGGTTTAAGACAGAGAAACTAATATTTGTATCTAAAATTTGATGATAATAAAGAATGGGTCTGTAGTTGCAAAGAGGCATCTAGTCCATGAATTAAGGTGTCATAACTCATGCTCAAGCAGTGGGCATATATCCCACATGTGAATTCTTGTGCAATACATTCATACCCTATTGGGTCTTACCACCTAATTAGCCCAGGAAGCTACATGAATCTTGAACTCAAATGGGATTATGTTATGTGTAAAAAAGGGAGATgttggggtgcttgagtggctttGTTGGTTGAGACTCCAACACTTGATATTGactcagatcttgatcccagggttgtgagttcagaccccatgtagggctccatgttgggcatggagctcactgattaaaaaaaaaaaaaaaaaaccagaatgttgGGAGGTATTTGGTACTTTTTCTGGAGGGAAAGCAGAATTAATTTTTCTATGGTCTCTTTTGGTGTCAGTTTCTGTGATCCGTGGGCTTCAACTAGTTACATGCAGCCTTTGATTCTCAGTTGATTGGTTGAACACCactgttcagtaaatatttattgtttccatAGGCATTCTGGAAGGATAGCACGTAGCAgaagaatcttggaacactgaaaaaataaacataaaaaataaccaatacattttttaaaagaaaagaaaaaaaagaagaaatatgaagCAGCAGCTCTGAAGCCTGAGCAAAGGACCCTGGCAGTCCCCACCCAACTTGGCTTAACTCAACCTCACTTAACCAGATCCAGCACTCTTGGCTCCCTGAACTTGCTACAGCTCTTTGATCCTTAGAATCTTCTTCAATTTCAACTAGAATGCTGTGTGAGGCACTTTGCAGGTTTGGTCAAAGGCTGATACGCCAACGTCCACTAGAAAAAGAAGTGTATGAGTTTGAATCTGGCATAAAACTAAGCACTCTGGATTTAGTGGCCCTGGGTGTGGGCCACACAGTGGGTGTTGGTGTGTACTTCCTGGCTAATGAGGTGGCCAGGAATCAAGCAGGACCATCCATTGTGATCTGCTTTTTGGTGGCAGGTCTAACATCACTGTTGGCTGGGCTGTGCTATGCGGAGTTTAGTGCCCGGGTTCCCCATTCTGGCTCGGCGTATCTCTAAAGCTATGTCACTGTAGGTGAATTCTGGGCTTTCATCACTGGCTGGAATCTCATCCTCTCCTTTGTTGTTGATGCATTCATTGTGGTCCAGACCTGGGTCTTAACTTTTGACATCTTCTTTGGGAACCAGGTCTCTGAGACCCAGCAAGAGACCATCTCACAGTATGTTCCCCAAGTCATTGCAGACAATCTACGCTACTTTTTTGTCATCTTTCTGTATTTGTTCATCGAACTGCAATATATAAGTTGGCTTGGGCTCCTGAGAGTCTCTGAAGTGTTTACATTGGTGAAGCTTTTTGTTCTCAGCTTTTTCATCATCTCGGGCTTCATTAAGGGGGACCTGCACAACTGGAAGCTCACAGAAGAGGACTACATACAGGCTGGACTCAATGACACCTCTCACTTGGGCCCTCTGGGCTCTGGAGGATTCATGCCTTTTGGCTTCCAGGGGATTCTCCGTGGATCAACTACCTGTTTTTATGCATTTATAGGTTTCAGCGTTATTGTTACCAGAGTCAAAGAATCACACAATCCCAAGCGTTCCATCCCCATGGGCATTGTGATTTCACTGCTCATCtgctttttgttgtattttggtGTCTCTGCAGCACTTATGCTCATGGTTCCTTACTACAAGCTTCGACCTGGGAGCACCTTGCCTGAAGCATTTCTCCATATTGGCTGGGTCCCTGCATACTATGTTGTAGTTTTTGCAATTTTTGGTTGTATTTTTTCTGGCCTCAGTTGGGGCTTGATATTCTCGTTACGTCTGGTGATATACATGATGGCAGAGGATGGTCTCCTCTTCCCAGTCCTTTCCAGGTTTGCTCTTGGCATAAGTGGCCGCGTCGTGTCTGTTCTGGTCATTGGCATTATCACACCAATCATGGTATTCTTCTTTGGACTCACTGATCTTCTGGACCTGAGGTCAGTTGGGACCCTGATATCTTATTCCCTGATATCTTTTTGTGTTCTTATCATCAGGTACCAGattgagaggaggaaggaggaaaacgAAGAAGAGTTGCAGGGGGAGAATGGGAGAAATGTAGCACAGATGCAGGGGGAGACTGCACCTGAAGCAGAGAAGCTGACTCTACAAGTACTTTTTTTTCCaggcagccccacccccactccactctCTGGCCGGGTTGTCTATGTTTGCTCCTCACTCCTTGTTCTGCTGCTGACTGTCCTCTGCCTGGTGATGGCCCACTGGCCAGGTCTGCTTTCTGGAGATTCAGGGCCGGTCACAGTGGTTGTGCTCCTCCTGGTGCTCATCACTGGGATCACTGGGGTCATCTGGAGACAGCCACAGagctcttctccccttccctttaaggttcctgctctgcctctcctcccactcctgaGCATCTTTGTGAATGTTTGTCTTATGATGCAGATGTCAGTTGGCACCTGGCTGAGATTTGGAGTCTGGATTTTGATTGGGTTTGTATTCTACTTCTGCTCTGGGATCCGGCAAAGCCTGGTAGATTAACCCTGCTTATGGACCCAAACTCTAGACCTTGAACTCAGCAGTACCAGTACGTATTTGGCTTGACATCATCACACTTGAGTGCAGTCTGGTCCCCTACACAATAATGGAGAGTATTCCTGAACACATGGAAATATGGGCTCCTATGAGATATTGGTGCAGGAACACTAAGGAGCTTCATATTTATGGCACAGTGAAGGATGTCTTTACtctcccccccccaatttttttttaagattttatttatttatttgacagagatcacaggtaggcagagaggcaggcagagagagaggaggaagcaggccccctgccgaacagagagcccgatgaagctcgatcccaggacactgggatcatga
This DNA window, taken from Meles meles chromosome 7, mMelMel3.1 paternal haplotype, whole genome shotgun sequence, encodes the following:
- the LOC123946369 gene encoding LOW QUALITY PROTEIN: cationic amino acid transporter 3-like (The sequence of the model RefSeq protein was modified relative to this genomic sequence to represent the inferred CDS: substituted 2 bases at 2 genomic stop codons), with translation MLCEALCRFGQRLIRQRPLEKEVYEFESGIKLSTLDLVALGVGHTVGVGVYFLANEVARNQAGPSIVICFLVAGLTSLLAGLCYAEFSARVPHSGSAYLXSYVTVGEFWAFITGWNLILSFVVDAFIVVQTWVLTFDIFFGNQVSETQQETISQYVPQVIADNLRYFFVIFLYLFIELQYISWLGLLRVSEVFTLVKLFVLSFFIISGFIKGDLHNWKLTEEDYIQAGLNDTSHLGPLGSGGFMPFGFQGILRGSTTCFYAFIGFSVIVTRVKESHNPKRSIPMGIVISLLICFLLYFGVSAALMLMVPYYKLRPGSTLPEAFLHIGWVPAYYVVVFAIFGCIFSGLSWGLIFSLRLVIYMMAEDGLLFPVLSRFALGISGRVVSVLVIGIITPIMVFFFGLTDLLDLRSVGTLISYSLISFCVLIIRYQIERRKEENEEELQGENGRNVAQMQGETAPEAEKLTLQVLFFPGSPTPTPLSGRVVYVCSSLLVLLLTVLCLVMAHWPGLLSGDSGPVTVVVLLLVLITGITGVIWRQPQSSSPLPFKVPALPLLPLLSIFVNVCLMMQMSVGTWLRFGVWILIGFVFYFCSGIRQSLVDXPCLWTQTLDLELSSTTFMTEDSDFGSWISSRAPSPTGPTPSVYCSVSSVCCCLVVTTSMCASELGLSALAPAPPALSSLGDNQQDVNATIGLLQSPLHPWALALGTGEGGSAHIYTALAFHILDLVELGSESGQSGFVEPGHQAILRSQDCQVSLPNRGIEKQSCELNKPCPLDVTQEEAGLPVVCGTSPGGTVGPGRFSLVTLFFCTPQSITLRMGKCLFSSACDLVCLQEEGTALSWNIRATVSNNKDYWGNATCKAARGMKDQERVIGARESDGAALVTDQVSPGDKTEAQRGDVKGPINTAYEEAKTGLELSCNAGGLTTPSSSAAGSGPVRRGFITSGLIPGSGLICSGLAAQAVEPVGAALLGVASSQEAASSGAASGTVRGGPSVSDAGEEGEDPAEKQYFQGKTRWMWEDTVEGVPRPMALKVIVKTDESLVMVTIEDVVTKAMVVAAVMVMAEMDAAYTVGNNTSGWGRRPFRALCPLLGQLDWRHNTKGSRDGSGLLSSRENQEQVHLENLGLGAGVWSKALTPPIMHSGNNPGRPRSASGTQL